A stretch of DNA from Cygnus atratus isolate AKBS03 ecotype Queensland, Australia chromosome 6, CAtr_DNAZoo_HiC_assembly, whole genome shotgun sequence:
GTTAAGAcctgaataaaaataagtaagacctatgttataaaaacaattttagcTCCAAGTccttcagagagaagaaaatatgtgaGGTAAGAGTTCCTTTAGGAATTTTATCACATGCGGGTTTACATACAATTGCATCCCCTTTTTGATTTCAgcacaattaaaaacaacaggTTGTCTCCGTTACATCAGCAATTTCCAAACATTCTCCATAGGGTGGCCTATGCTAAAGATTTGTCTGTTTTCCTAGTCTTTCCTCCACATACTAATCCTTCCCTGCCCATTTCCTCAAAGGCCAAATGATGCTACAGCCTGTTAATTAAGGAACTTGCTGAAGCAGAGCAGTATTGCAAATTTGTTTAAGCTAAACATAAGCTTGGCCAGCAGTggtatttctccatttctgttgCTGTCTGACATAAGGAAGAAGGCTGCCAACAGCCCTTTTCTAGGGATCCTGTTGTTGTAGGAAGAGAATATCAAGATTGGAAGCACTAGCAATCTTCCCAAAGGGCTCTGTGGAAGAGTCTAACAGTACCTGTTCAGAttgtctgtttttgtgttttgtagaGTTTGAGAGCATACAGGAAGAGATAACGTCCTTTAGTACAATACCAATCCTACTTGACTGGCATCCAGCCCCTATCATACTCTGTTGTTAGTCTTAGTAGCTATAGGGACTGTGGGTGAAGACTCTCTCTCATGTTAATACAAAGCTGTGCATAATGGGGCTTTtagatatattaatataatttagaTAATTAACAACAGTAGAACAAGAGTGAGCAGAACTCTCGTAACAATGCCCTTGCCTCCCTCCCACATGGTAGCTGAACAGTTTTGTAGGCAGTGGCTGTAGGCAGGGATGTGCTCCTGTACTCATACTGCTTTAGTGTTCCCTCCTCTGAACATGTTCCCTCATTTCAACATTTAAATAGTTTGTTGCATGCTTAACTTTAAGCACAAATTTGATTACATTTAAGTTGATAGGCTTCTTGAGGTTTGCCATCTGCTTTCATTAGATCAGGATTTCACCCAGTGGGACTAtgtttaagttttgttttgttcggGCCCAGTGACCATTTCaagatttcatttaaacattttactaCTCAAACCTATTTCTGCAACATGCTGCACACCCAATATGCTTCTGCAAGTGAGGTTTTCTTTGGACACTTTGaaactaaacaaataaataaattgccaCATGCTCAAGGAAAGAAACTTTGAATGGGCAACTAAATGGACTTGCCATGGAAAGCTGAGTTTTGTGTTTGCGTTCATCTGGCCAGGCAATGAAAGTAATTCATCAAAGCATCAAATGTTACATGCCCCAAGTTTTGTTGCATTAGGTTTATATCAAATTGCCTATTAGAGTTATCAATAACAGTCAGAGAAAACTTGGTCACAAAGAGCTCGCAAActaaaaaagaagcaaattcaaGTTGTGTATGAGAATTGTTCTGATTACATACTCTGAGAGAATATGTAACATTTTAAGAAGcacttttataaataaaaatctggggGAAATACAATAAAGAGgttctgtgaaaacagaggAGCTGGTAACAcctgttaacatttttatttttgctggtaaactgaaaagatttttggaagatatttttaatataaaaatacatactaCTTTAGCAGGATGGTGTCTTTCAGCAGCAGTTGATTTGCATGTGTATATAACTGCACTCAGTAAAACATCACCACCTCAGCTCAAATCCTGTCCTGGAGCTGATGGAGGTTTATggcagctttctgctctgtttgtCTATATGTTATTGGAGGATCAGTTGTTTCCTGTTTTGGCACCCAAAATATAATGGTTTGAGTAGGTCACATGCATTACAAAAAGCCTGATATACATACAGATTAAAGTAGGCAACTGCTTATAAACCATGCAGTTTATTAAGGAGACTAAATTCATAGGCagtgtaaaaaaacaaacaaaaataacaaacacacaaagttAATCAGAAATACAGTGCTCATGGTGGAAGAATGGCTACAACTATGTAAATTAACATCACTGAGGATTAAAATGCAAAGATCCAAGAgaaacagttcaaaaaaaaaatctacagattGAGATCTTGAAGTAAATGtgtcatttcctctttttccctaGCTCTCCAATGATTCTTCCAAGTAATGTAGATCTACTCTTACGCACGTGTATATTTATTAAATCTTCAAACAtgtctttcttcttcagaactGGTGACCTCTGAATATGAGAAAATGTCCCTGAAAAGTGACATGAAAACACATATAAGTAATTAATTTCCAAATGGCAGAGCCTCAGTTTCCCACATCCATGCTTCCCCCATCTTTAGCTGCTACTGTCTCTATTTTATCAGCAGTAAATGTCTGTCATGGCCCCAGACCTCTTGTTTTGATGATAAGCTATATCCTTCCATTTGCAAGTTGCCTTTCATTGACAAATACTCTGGTCTTTCCCCCCATCACagaccttttccttttccttcagctttcctaTAAGACTTTTCCACATGTAATTAGTGGGGTCAGAACATTCGTCTGTTGGAGTCTGCTCAGTCTTACAGACTTAGTTGCTTATTATTGTCTCTGCACAGTGAATGAGATCTCCCACACCATTTAGCAGCACGTTGGGTATTTCCTTGAGGAACTCTATGGGATATTTTCTTAGCAATTTGTCTTCtcaaaaagtaacattttaacaGAGTGTATGTTTAATTACCAGACTAAAAAAGCTTAATACAGCAGCCTTTGCCCCACAACCCTCCTTGGCACCCTGTAGCCCTGGCAGAATTGGGACAGCAAGTTGTATCTTATCCCTGGCAGCTGGGCCATATGCAAGAGCTGATCTGAGCCCAGTTACCTGCATCTGTGAGGGGAGGAGTGCACAGCTGTTGCCACTCTTAGAGGGGAGActgctgggggaggaggagagaggtaGAGGgttttttgtatttgtactCTTCAAATATTAATGCTAGGGTTGTGGTATGCCTCTTCTGGAGGAGGATATTCTACAATTACTCTTCAGGAAGATTTGCTGTGAGTACAAAAGTTgtgttttccttgtgttttttaagTCTTACTTTGGCTTGTTGAGAGTTGTTAAAGCTATGATGTATCTATTTACTCTGTTGTGATATATTAGAAGTGCTTTTTTGAAACCTGCTTTTTCACAGTGTGGATGACTAAAGATGCTTTGGTTGAGTAACTGTAAAGGACTCTTCCCCACTTGTCTCAGTCTAAAGCTGACTAGCACTTCCCTACAGGCTGTCTAGGGGATTAAACATGTTGTTATACTGCTAGGTTAAGTAGGGTGTCAGTGGATGGAAGCAGTTTGTCAAGTAACTTGTATAGCAGTTCTgagtttgttgttgtgtttttcatgGATTGTGTAGAGCTTGAAGAATATCTTCAGACCTGTTGGTAACTACAATCAGGAGCCTAGCAGGACTATATTGATTTAGAAAATGGTGTTTGAAGCCATAAGTCTGGACCTGGGATACTTCTACCACTGTTTTGGTGTACAGTCAGACAATCTTGTTTCCTTAAAATGCCAAGTCTGGTAAACTGTGGAGGTGTTTCTTAGGTGTGACAGGATAGTTCTGTTCAGTACTGTCTAGAAGCTTTACCAAGGActactgtttgttgttttttgttgggTTGGTTTGGCTGAATTTTGCTTGGAgggtttttacatttttcttagaCAAGCTCAATTTCTGCTACTCAGTTATCACAGTGACCTCATGGGATTTATCCTTTAGTTCTGAAACCTAATGCTGTTGtaataaatgctgcttttaaagcattattattatGTCCAGATCTGTCTTGATTTTCTATTCAGTATGCTTAAGGAACTATGGTGAATGCAGCTTATAGATCATCCCTAATCTGTGACATCTTGACATTCAAACAAATTGCAATTGTTGTAAATATTTAAGAGGAATAAGATAGAAAAACTTCAGATAAAGATGTTATGAACAGTTGTAGAAGTAACagtataaagagaaaaaataattgctttactGTTTTACTCCTTTAAAACAAGCCTACTGAAAGCTATTTGTACCTGCCCATGTAGATGTGGAATAGGAATAGAATATCAGGTCACTTAAATGCTGTTCGTGTTTCTCTCTGGGCTAAGAAAACAGGCTTGTACATCTATTCATGCTTAAGAAGCAGTAATTCCATTCCTCATTGTCTGCTAGGATGTGATTTCTATCTGCAATTACTAACAAttgatttctgctttcactgGCTAAACAAGGCAGTAAGGTCAAGGGTTACCAAGATTAAGCAGCTGGCTTTGTTAAGAAACTGGGAGACTTGGATAGGAGGTTACGTAGTTCCTCCAAGAAATAAAGTGTAGTCTGTCACTGCTATAAGCTGCCTGCTACCAACTGATGTTAATCAAAGGTACAGAGAAACCAGATGAGCTGATTGCAATTCACCATACAGATGtaaaaggcgggggggggggtggaaatcCTTGTTTCTCTTAAAGTGAGAATACGGAGTAGTGTCTTAAAATCTCTGCGTGTAGGAGTAAATGAAAGTCAGTAttaatcacaaaacaaaaaaaattggtaCTTCAAAACATCATGTTTTGACTCTTAATCTTGACTATTTGTCTTGAAGAGAAATTGTTTGTTTAGGAAAATCACTGTGTGATATGGATGTGAAGAGCTACTTGCAAACAAAAGGCTTAGAGGGAATTTAGACAGCGACATTTGAAGCTATATTCTTgaggtggggaaagaaaagcgTCTGGTGCTTTAGCATGGTGGTCCTCTTAGCTTTTGATATTACTTCTGGCCCATGTGTGTAGAGCTGTGTTCTGCTCGCACCCAGAAGTGCATTAGCCTGGTCAAGACTGAGCAGTTTATTGCCTTTGTGATATCTAAggccattttaaaatgcatttggggTGGTTTGTTCAGTTTAGAATCTGTCACTGCATGAGTTCCTTTTCAGTCGGGGAGATTGATTCAAGTACAACTCCTAGCTTAATGGCTAAAATACTCTGCAGGGAATGGGTGTAAGGACCTCTTGATCCTTCCTATTGAGTCCTGTCTTCCAATGCACacaaaaaatctgatttatggGTAATAGCTGGACTGTCCAAAGATATAGTGTCCCCAGGGCAGACAAATCCTGAGTTCATGTCCCTTCTTCAGAGACACCCTGATGGGTAACTGCCCAGAGGGGTTCTTCAATATCCCATAGACACTGTCCCCCGAATCCTAATAAATAAAGCTCTTATCTAGGAAGTAGAGATAAAGGTCTGAATCCTTTTAAGCGGAAAGGCAGTTCTACCTTTGTCCATAGGCCCTATGCACTAAACTGTTGGTGATGGCAGCAGCACTCCTACCTTTCCATCAAAGCATAGCACTTGCCTCTTTTTGAAAGAGGATATTCTCCAGGGAAGGATGCATTGCTGGTAGCAGGGTTAGGACTGAAGCCTTGGAGAAGACTAAGATTTAGGAAAAGCTATGCTATATCTTTCTGCTGGGAATGGGGAGGCTAAGTGACGTGCTACCTTTTGTACATCCTGCTCTGAAGTACCAGCTCTCACCTTACTGCGTGTGGAGATGCTTTAAGCCTATGTATTCTGCTCTGGGGCAGGGAACCTGGAAGCAAGGAACTGCAGCATGTAATTTCATAGATCCTGTTCTTCTTCCTGAATCCATAGCTGTGCCTGAAACTGTTTGCACCTGAGTCGTTTGTGTGTTGGACTAAGTTAACAGAACTAGGAACCATCTAGTGGTTGACTACCAGATGGCAATTACTCTTCTGCTGAAAGAGTGCCACTCTCCCCTGTGGCACTGGTGTGACTGTTCCTGGGTTAATGCAGCCCTCAGAATGGGGGGAATTTGGAACTAGCCTGTCCATGGCACAACAGTAGTTAAATTGTTGGTGTTGAAGAATATCTCTTGTATGTTCAGCGGCTGAGCTGTCATATTTGTTTGAATCCTCCTGTGTTTAACTTTCTactcctgctgcctctcctgctccttcccctccctctccccgcccccccccccccccccccccccccaaaaaaaaaaaaaaagtaaaagctgtcATTAGAGTTCATGTTATTTGGAGGTCAAAGTTTTTTACTGTAGTCACTTTGAACATTAGCATGAGTTCTGGACTGGACTGTGTGGCACTAACTTTCAGTGCTGTTACCACATGGTACAATAAGCCTGTGTCTCCCTCCTTTCCTACTAGAGTCTATTTATTGCGTATGAGATGTATATTAAACGAGTAGTAACCTTGGTTTCTCTTTGTGTACTGGGAATGTAGAGTAGTGATCTTCTGCTCAGCTTCTGCAAGCTGCCTTCTTCCTAGGCCATGGGTTCTGGAGAGCACACAGTCCACATAGATATCCCAGAAGAGCTGAGCCAGGTCCCAGAACAGAGCCCCATGTTTCAAGTTCTCTGATGATTTCAGGAAGATCATGAAGTCCCAAAAGCCACTGACAGAGTCAGAAATCCGAGGCTTCCTCATTTCCAGTAAGACAGCTGAGGAGGATTCCCAGCATTGAGGGTCTGCTCGCCCAAGAGCCAGTGGATCGATTTGGCTATGGCAGAGGAAAGGTGTCACAC
This window harbors:
- the FAM237A gene encoding protein FAM237A; amino-acid sequence: MDLGNRGRRIHYNMRLTCSLLIMGVFCVTPFLCHSQIDPLALGRADPQCWESSSAVLLEMRKPRISDSVSGFWDFMIFLKSSENLKHGALFWDLAQLFWDIYVDCVLSRTHGLGRRQLAEAEQKITTLHSQYTKRNQGTFSHIQRSPVLKKKDMFEDLINIHVRKSRSTLLGRIIGELGKKRK